The following are from one region of the Pseudorasbora parva isolate DD20220531a chromosome 12, ASM2467924v1, whole genome shotgun sequence genome:
- the bcl11ab gene encoding BCL11 transcription factor A b: MSRRKQGKPQHLSKREFSPEPVTADIPEDGESHPRSEPSTPKGDQDLLTCGQCRSRFPLADILVFIEHKRRQCQGRLCMDKCSDLPPSPPPAGLRRACVPVEVAVQVSPHGEEHLASTPHGLRPKQENLTEKDEPSSYTCTTCKQPFSTAWFLLQHAQNTHGFRIYLESEPGSPLTPRVASAPGMGGDCSSQPPLHAAHLADSSPYSLMRIANRDGSSVPREGRYPRTPPLFSPPPRHHMSPDDLALAPHHPSAFDRVLRLNSVPLDSPSMDFSRRLRELAGNSAGSSPPMSPNRPSPIQRLLQPFQPGASHSPSGPHSTPTEQTPTMPTVKAKSCEFCGKSFKFQSNLIVHRRSHTGEKPYKCHLCNHACTQASKLKRHMKTHRHKSSSTTSKSDDGLSTASSPEPGTSDLLSSATNALKSVVAKFKSENNGMIPENGREEDEEEEEEEEEEEDEEEEGEEEEEEDEEEEEEEENESEVGEKNDITFTLSLEGARHHENNRQRHNKSMEGIQDYRDALKLYKRGDHRSASEKGGNDSQKESDQVNEVYGPIVNGTASYPNDDHSRKILAGSPGSDSPLSKRIKVEKDLDLPTPTIPNAENVYSQWLAGYAASRQLKDPLLNFGDSRQSPFATSSEHSSENGSLRFSTPPGELDGGTASGRSGTGSRASTPHLQTGRPNSKDGRRSDTCEFCGKVFKNCSNLTVHRRSHTGERPYKCELCSYACAQSSKLTRHMKTHGQTGKDVYKCEICHMPFSVYSTLEKHMKKWHNDQPLSIEIKTE, from the exons ATGTCTCGCCGCAAGCAGGGCAAACCCCAGCACTTAAGCAAACGGGAGTTTTCGC CCGAGCCTGTGACGGCAGATATCCCAGAGGACGGGGAAAGCCACCCCAGATCGGAACCATCCACCCCTAAAGGGGATCAGGACCTCCTCACCTGTGGTCAGTGCCGCTCCAGGTTTCCTTTGGCTGACATCCTGGTGTTCATCGAGCACAAACGCAGGCAGTGTCAAGGACGCCTATGCATGGACAAATGTTCAGACCTGCCTCCGTCGCCTCCACCCGCAGGCCTGCGGCGAGCCTGCGTCCCTGTGGAGGTGGCAGTTCAAGTTTCGCCCCATGGAGAGGAGCATTTAGCCTCCACACCGCATGGATTACGGCCCAAGCAGGAGAATTTAACAG AAAAAGATGAGCCCAGCAGCTACACTTGCACAACTTGTAAGCAGCCCTTCAGCACTGCTTGGTTTCTGCTACAGCATGCCCAGAATACTCATGGTTTTCGAATATATCTGGAGAGCGAACCTGGAAGCCCGTTAACTCCTCGAGTGGCCTCCGCTCCAGGCATGGGTGGTGACTGTTCCTCACAGCCCCCGCTGCATGCAGCCCACCTTGCAGACAGTAGTCCCTATAGCCTGATGAGGATAGCCAACAGAGATGGGTCCTCGGTTCCTAGGGAAGGTCGATATCCCAGGACACCTCCGCTCTTTAGTCCCCCACCACGGCATCACATGAGCCCCGATGATCTGGCTTTGGCTCCCCATCACCCAAGCGCCTTCGACAGGGTACTGCGTCTTAATTCGGTACCCTTGGACTCCCCATCTATGGACTTCTCGAGACGACTACGAGAACTTGCAGGCAACTCTGCTGGCTCCTCTCCACCCATGTCACCTAACAGGCCTAGCCCTATTCAACGGCTGCTGCAGCCATTCCAACCAGGGGCATCTCATTCTCCTTCTGGACCACATTCAACACCCACTGAGCAAACGCCAACCATGCCAACTGTAAAGGCAAAGTCTTGTGAGTTTTGTGGAAAGTCTTTTAAGTTCCAGAGCAACTTAATTGTCCACAGACGCAGTCATACCGGAGAGAAACCTTACAAGTGCCACCTCTGCAACCATGCCTGCACTCAGGCAAGCAAGTTGAAACGCCACATGAAGACTCATCGACACAAATCCTCCTCCACTACCTCCAAATCAGATGATGGCCTTTCAACTGCCAGTTCCCCTGAGCCAGGCACAAGCGATTTGCTAAGCAGTGCCACCAATGCTCTCAAATCTGTAGTAGCAAAGTTTAAAAGTGAGAACAATGGCATGATCCCAGAAAACGGACGGgaggaagatgaagaagaggaagaagaggaggaggaggaggaggatgaagaagaggaaggagaggaagaggaggaggaagatgaggaagaagaagaggaggaggagaatgAGAGTGAGGTCGGTGAGAAGAATGATATAACCTTCACCTTGAGCCTAGAAGGTGCACGTCACCATGAGAACAATAGACAGCGACACAACAAAAGTATGGAGGGAATTCAGGACTATCGAGATGCCCTAAAACTTTACAAACGAGGGGACCACAGATCAGCCAGTGAGAAAGGTGGAAACGATTCCCAAAAAGAGTCTGATCAAGTCAACGAGGTATATGGGCCCATTGTAAATGGAACAGCCTCTTACCCAAACGATGACCACTCGAGGAAAATTCTTGCCGGGAGTCCAGGATCTGACAGCCCTCTCTCCAAACGCATCAAGGTGGAAAAAGACCTTGATCTTCCAACGCCTACAATCCCCAATGCAGAAAACGTTTACTCACAGTGGCTGGCCGGATATGCCGCATCACGCCAGCTCAAGGATCCTCTCCTCAACTTTGGGGACTCAAGACAATCACCTTTCGCCACCTCTTCAGAGCACTCCTCGGAGAATGGAAGTCTCAGGTTCTCCACTCCCCCTGGGGAGTTGGATGGAGGGACGGCCTCTGGGCGCAGTGGCACTGGAAGTAGGGCCAGTACACCCCACCTTCAAACTGGTCGACCCAACTCCAAAGATGGTCGGCGTAGTGACACGTGTGAGTTTTGTGGCAAGGTCTTCAAAAACTGCAGCAACTTGACTGTCCATCGCCGCAGTCACACTGGCGAGAGGCCGTACAAGTGTGAGCTTTGTAGCTATGCCTGTGCTCAGAGCAGCAAGCTAACACGGCACATGAAGACGCATGGACAGACAGGCAAGGACGTTTACAAATGTGAGATATGCCACATGCCTTTTAGCGTCTACAGCACTCTGGAGAAGCACATGAAAAAATGGCACAACGATCAGCCCTTAagcattgaaattaaaacagaGTAA